One window of the Triticum dicoccoides isolate Atlit2015 ecotype Zavitan chromosome 3B, WEW_v2.0, whole genome shotgun sequence genome contains the following:
- the LOC119278493 gene encoding uncharacterized protein LOC119278493: MSDLWSGLLLRWWDDWQLRILVLGSLGLQWFLLLVAPMRKYTIRPVFRTCIWLAYISSDPLAIYALATLFNRHVRTSNCGGMKEQSSILEVLWAPILLIHLGGQEEMTSYEMEDNELWRRHTVTLVCQVAVALYAFYKSWHSSSDRKLLAAAILLFVVGVLSFSEKPWALNRAKSKRLAALSAWG, encoded by the coding sequence ATGTCTGATCTCTGGAGTGGTTTGCTTCTGCGATGGTGGGATGATTGGCAGCTACGTATCCTCGTCCTGGGCAGTCTGGGCCTCCAGTGGTTCCTCCTGCTGGTCGCCCCTATGCGCAAGTACACCATCCGACCCGTCTTCAGGACATGCATCTGGCTGGCATATATTTCCAGCGATCCTCTGGCGATTTACGCGCTTGCAACCCTCTTCAACCGCCACGTAAGGACCAGTAACTGTGGCGGGATGAAAGAGCAGTCAAGCATCCTGGAGGTCCTATGGGCTCCAATCCTTCTCATCCACCTTGGTGGGCAGGAGGAAATGACTAGCTACGAGATGGAAGACAATGAACTGTGGAGGAGGCACACCGTGACCTTGGTGTGCCAGGTCGCGGTCGCCTTGTACGCCTTCTACAAGTCCTGGCACAGCTCCAGTGACCGGAAGCTATTGGCGGCTGCAATTCTTCTCTTCGTGGTCGGGGTCCTCAGCTTCAGCGAGAAGCCATGGGCTCTCAACAGAGCTAAAAGCAAGAGACTGGCGGCTCTATCGGCCTGGGGGTGA